The following are encoded together in the Microterricola viridarii genome:
- a CDS encoding TetR/AcrR family transcriptional regulator has protein sequence MTDENRESQAGIPEGLRARKRAATRAAIEQAAIDLALEHGYDNVTVDMICAASMVSPRTFFNYFGSKEGLAKGLIPAAISDADAETFLAESSDDVLGSLAQRMANALLGGADGGSWLEERMRLFRGSPELGDKWMEWVAAQEQLLIDLVLARFAANGRSEAETPDLVDEARMLVSLALGVLRFAVQQQQQLGAGAPPIDVAVRHATELIGRIAQAQP, from the coding sequence ATGACCGACGAGAACCGTGAGTCACAGGCCGGCATCCCGGAGGGGCTGCGCGCCCGCAAACGCGCGGCCACGCGGGCGGCCATCGAGCAGGCCGCCATCGACCTCGCGCTCGAGCACGGCTACGACAACGTGACCGTCGACATGATCTGCGCGGCGAGCATGGTCTCGCCGCGCACCTTCTTCAACTACTTCGGGTCGAAAGAGGGGCTCGCCAAGGGGCTCATCCCGGCGGCGATCTCGGATGCCGATGCCGAGACCTTCCTCGCCGAGAGCTCGGACGACGTGCTGGGCTCGCTCGCCCAGCGCATGGCGAACGCCCTGCTGGGCGGGGCAGACGGGGGCAGCTGGCTCGAGGAGCGCATGCGGTTGTTCCGCGGCTCGCCGGAGCTCGGCGACAAGTGGATGGAGTGGGTCGCCGCCCAGGAGCAGCTCCTGATCGACCTCGTGCTCGCCCGCTTCGCCGCGAACGGGCGGTCGGAAGCCGAGACGCCCGACCTGGTCGACGAGGCCAGGATGCTCGTCTCGCTGGCCCTCGGCGTGCTGCGGTTCGCCGTGCAGCAGCAGCAACAGCTCGGCGCCGGCGCCCCGCCGATTGACGTGGCCGTGCGGCACGCCACCGAGCTGATCGGCCGGATCGCGCAAGCGCAGCCCTAG